A genomic window from Heterodontus francisci isolate sHetFra1 chromosome 36, sHetFra1.hap1, whole genome shotgun sequence includes:
- the LOC137351640 gene encoding AN1-type zinc finger protein 5-like, with translation MAQETNQTQVPMLCTTGCGFYGNPRTNGMCSVCYKEYVQRQQNSGRISPPTTSGISSNSSSSTESIPVQCTEGNPEMSADVSVNVTSAKTSTPVTQQMTAMSISQDESSTETEGAVKVEVVTASAAVNLETAESSTEAEEKVSEKSKPKKNRCFTCRKKVGLTGFDCRCGNLFCGLHRYSDKHNCPYDYKAEAAEKIRKENPIVVAEKIQKL, from the exons ATGGCCCAGGAGACAAATCAAACGCAGGTGCCCATGCTGTGTACCACGGGCTGTGGTTTCTATGGCAACCCACGAACCAATGGAATGTGTTCAGTTTGCTACAAAGAGTATGTTCAGAGACAGCAGAACAGTGGCAGGATAAGCCCACCAA CAACTAGTGGGATCAGTAGTAACAGCAGTTCAAGCACAGAGTCCATCCCTGTTCAGTGCACAGAAGGAAACCCTGAAATGTCTGCAGATGTCTCTGTGAATGTCACATCTGCCAAAACTAG CACTCCAGTAACGCAGCAGATGACTGCAATGAGCATCTCCCAAGATGAATCGAGCACTGAGACTGAGGGAGCTGTAAAGGTTGAAGTCGTCACAGCATCAG CTGCTGTGAACTTGGAAACTGCAGAAAGTTCCACAGAAGCAGAGGAAAAGGTTTCAGAAAAGTCAAAACCCAAAAAGAATAGATGTTTCACTTGCAGGAAGAAGGTTGGATTGACTG GATTTGATTGTCGTTGTGGAAATCTTTTCTGTGGACTTCATCGCTACTCTGACAAACACAACTGTCCTTACGATTACAAGGCCGAAGCAGCAGAGAAGATCAGGAAAGAGAATCCCATTGTGGTGGCTGAAAAAATTCAGAAATTATGA